The Lactuca sativa cultivar Salinas chromosome 2, Lsat_Salinas_v11, whole genome shotgun sequence genome includes a window with the following:
- the LOC111888971 gene encoding uncharacterized protein LOC111888971 encodes MMMVDNHLQTKTQLQSEFQYWFPVLRRFGPDDPFFASGNIERELLAKQITLDLTEEEKQEIRNFEDKYREVLCPIVGCGATLKTLTEFEDHYNARHTSSCSVCSRVYPTSRLLSIHVSEAHDSFFQAKAARGYPMYECLVEGCGVKLKSYKSRHQHLMDKHKFPSTYEFLKKSHPSKKERVKKYQCKQKHVADEGEESSAMQVEEETLDGLVSGVSKLTTSDSSPSVVSFGRRHTRGLTFLPRSVQRETKK; translated from the exons ATGATGATGGTGGATAATCATTTGCAGACAAAGACACAATTGCAGTCAGAGTTCCAGTACTGGTTTCCAGTTCTTCGCCGATTCGGCCCCGACGATCCCTTCTTTGCTTCTGGAAATATTGAACGTGAACTTCTCGCCAAACAG ATCACACTAGATTTAACTGAAGAGGAAAAACAAGAGATTAGAAATTTTGAAGACAAGTACAG AGAGGTGTTGTGTCCAATAGTTGGTTGTGGGGCAACCTTGAAAACATTGACTGAGTTTGAAGATCATTACAATGCACGCCACACATCCTCTTGCTCTGTCTGCTCAAGAGTATACCCCACATCTCGCCTACTCAGCATACATGTGTCCGAGGCACATGATTCCTTCTTTCAAGCAAAAGCAGCACGAGGTTATCCAATG TATGAATGCCTTGTTGAAGGGTGTGGTGTAAAGCTGAAAAGCTACAAGTCTCGGCATCAACATCTAATGGACAAGCATAAGTTTCCTTCGACATATGAGTTTTTGAAAAAGTCGCATCCCTCAAAAAAAGAAAGGGTGAAGAAATACCAATGTAAACAAAAACATGTGGCAGATGAAGGGGAGGAATCAAGTGCGATGCAAGTGGAAGAAGAGACTCTTGATGGGCTTGTTTCAGGTGTTTCCAAGTTGACTACTTCAGATTCGTCTCCTTCGGTTGTAAGTTTTGGTCGACGCCATACACGTGGGTTGACGTTTCTACCTCGATCTGTTCAACGTGAAACAAAGAAATGA
- the LOC111888981 gene encoding 50S ribosomal protein L27, chloroplastic, which translates to MNAHTKDKIHTPYSSPTASYNFRLLPILSFTEGKRSSLLVEAMAAATALSFSLVGAFRGLSFGSSSSSSFFKGDFGSVPTARKISISLPIRTPLTIQNAHKKGAGSTKNGRDSKGQRLGVKIYGDQLAKPGSIIIRQRGTKVHPGKNVGIGKDHTIFSLIDGLVKFEKFGPDRKKVSVYPREVQPENPNSYRNRKRESFRLQRERRKARKELREGTAVQPLLVLASAKGTVTDTATATADANVDC; encoded by the exons ATGAACGCACATACAAAAGATAAGATACATACCCCTTACTCTAGTCCGACTGCTAGTTATAACTTTCGTCTTCTCCCAATCCTATCCTTCACTGAAGGCAAACGTTCTTCACTTCTCGTCGA AGCGATGGCTGCGGCGACAGCGCTTAGTTTTAGTTTGGTTGGAGCTTTTAGAGGACTTTCGTTTGGTTCAAGTTCTTCATCTTCCTTCTTCAAAGGAGATTTTGGATCGGTTCCCACTGCTCGTAAGATTTCAATTTCGCTCCCGATAAGAACCCCATTGACGATACAGAATGCGCACAAAAAAGGAGCTGGAAGTACAAAGAACGGTCGTGATTCAAAAGGTCAGAGGCTTGGTGTTAAGATTTACGGAGACCAACTTGCGAAGCCTGGCTCAATCATTATTCGACAACGCGGAACAAAG GTGCATCCAGGGAAGAATGTTGGGATTGGCAAAGATCACACCATTTTCTCTCTAATTGATGGATTGGTGAAGTTTGAGAAATTTGGACCTGATAGGAAAAAG gtGAGTGTTTACCCGCGTGAAGTGCAGCCAGAAAATCCAAACAGTTACAGAAATAGGAAGAGAGAATCGTTCAGGCTACAGCGTGAACGCAGGAAAGCAAGAAAAGAGCTTCGGGAAGGGACTGCTGTCCAACCTCTGTTGGTGCTGGCTTCAGCTAAAGGAACTGTTACTGACACTGCCACTGCCACTGCCGATGCCAATGTTGATTGCTGA
- the LOC111888960 gene encoding uncharacterized protein LOC111888960, translating into MSDWGPVFVAVVLFILLTPGLLIQIPGNNKMVEFGNFKTSGVSILVHSVIYFALICIFLLAVGIHMYLG; encoded by the coding sequence ATGTCGGATTGGGGACCGGTGTTCGTGGCGGTGGTGCTCTTCATATTGCTTACGCCGGGACTGCTGATTCAGATACCGGGGAACAACAAGATGGTGGAGTTTGGTAATTTCAAGACCAGCGGTGTTTCAATTCTGGTTCATTCCGTTATCTATTTTGCTCTCATCTGCATCTTCTTGTTAGCAGTCGGGATCCATATGTACCTCGGTTGA
- the LOC111888987 gene encoding protein transport protein Sec61 subunit gamma, translating to MDALDSVFEPLREFSKDSYRLVKRCHKPDRKEFSKVAVRTAIGFVVMGFVGFFVKLIFIPINNIIVGSV from the exons ATGGATGCTTTGGATTCAGTCTTCGAGCCATTGAGAGAGTTCTCAAAGGATAGCTACCGTCTAGTCAAGAGATGCCACAAACCTGATCGTAAAG AATTCTCGAAGGTAGCGGTTCGTACGGCGATTGGTTTCGTGGTGATGGGATTTGTTGGGTTCTTCGTTAAGCTCATCTTCATCCCTATCAACAACATAATTGTCGGATCTGTTTAG